In the genome of Moorena sp. SIOASIH, the window TTACCGAATCAAGCAGATTGGGAAACTCGTGATCCTGAACAGGGCTGGGGTGATTTAGCAAGCGATAAATTAGAAATTCACGATGTACCGGGAGACCATTATTCAATTTTTTATCAACCAAATGTACAGGTGTTAGCTGAGACTTTAAAGGCTTGCTTAGGTTAGTCTCACTTTTCATTGAATTAATGTTAACCGAAATAATGTTTACTCTCAATACAGCAGGAGATTTCACAATGAATACAATGACTTATGATGTAGCAATTTGCGGTGGTGGTTTAGCGGGTTCAACTTTAGCTAGACAGTTGAAGTTAACAATGCCTGATCTTTCTATTATTGTCCTGGATCGTTTGGCTCGACCTCTACCTGAAGGTGCTTTTAAAGTTGGAGAATCAACGGTTGAAGTGGGTTCCTATTATCTGGCTGAAATACTTCAGTTTAGCGATAATTATTTCAAACTGAATCATATGCCAAAGTTGGGACTCCGTTTCTTCTTAGGTGATGCTCAAGGTAAATTTGAAGAACGTCCTGAACTCGGACTCTCTAAATTTCATTCGCCTTCCTCCTATCAAATTGACCGAGGTAAGTTTGAAAATGATCTGCGAAACTTAAACATTGAAGCAGGAATTGAATTTTTAGAAAATTGCAAGGTTCTTGATATTATCCTATCTGAAAATAATCAAGAATTACATGAAATTATTTACACTCAAGATGACACGAAGCAAAAGAATACCATTCAAGCTAAATGGGTTATTGATGCGATGGGTCGTCGTAGATTTTTGCAGAAGAAACTGGGTTTAGCTCAACGGAATAGCTCTAAACATAGTGCGGTTTGGTTTTGGGTAAATGAACGGGTGGATGTCAGTGATTTTGTTCCCAAAAGTAACCAAAACTGGCATGAGCGTGTCCCTGGAAATCAACGATATTATTCAACCAATCACTTGTGTGGAAAAGGCTACTGGATTTGGATGATTCCCCTCCCCGGTAACTATACCAGTATTGGGATTGTCACTGATGAAACGGTTCATCCTTTCGGAGAACATAACACTGAGGAAAAAGCATTTAATTGGCTCCAAACCTATGAACCTACTCTAGCTAATCATCTTCAAGGGATTTCAACTCAAAAATTTATGAAGATGCCTCACTATAGCTATTCCTCTAAGCAAGTTTTTTCGAATAATCGTTGGGCTTGTGTTGGTGAATCTGGGGTATTTCCCGATCCCTTCTATTCTCCTGGTACTGACCTAATTGGATTTGGAAATTCTCTCGTCACTCAGATGATTGAAGCGGATTTGCAAGGTAAGTTGACTTCAGAAATAGTGGCGGAAGCAAATCGCTTTTTACTCACCTATGCCGAAGGGGTAAAAGAGAATATTAACAAAGTTTACTCCTGCTTTGATCAAGATTTGGTGATGGCAATTAAGGTAATTTGGGATACCCTATCCGGCTGGGCATTTAGTGCGCCTCTGATGTTTAATTCGATTTTCCTTGACTCTGAAAAACGGGCAAAAATTCGTCAAGGTTCAGGTCAATTTTTTCTGTTAGCTCACCGGATGCAAAAGTTGTTTATAGACTGGGCAGAACTCTCGCAAAATCGGGGAACCTATGGGTATATTGATTACTTGGAAATGGATTTCGTAAAACAATTGCGATCGCGAAATTTACAATCCAATAAAACTGAACAGCAACTCATCGATGATCATATTGCTAGTTTGGAAATGTTTGAGGAACTTGCCCAGGTAATTTTTCGCATGGCACTTGAAGATACAATGCCTGAAAAATTAGCTGATTTTCCGGAGTCTGCCTGGTTAAATGCTTGGGCAATTAGCCTCAATGAACACCGATGGGAAAAGGATGGATTATTCCGCCCCAGAACTCAACCCCGTGACTTACATCCAATGACTCAACAGCTGCGAAAAAAAATTAATTTTCCTTCAGTTGTTAAGCAACTTGTCACGGTTTAAGGATTCACTTAAACTGAGTAATAAGGTGGGTATTTAACTCACCTTGACCTCAACAAAAAATGACACATATCAGGAGTTTACGATGAAAACTTATACACAGTTACAAACATCGGTCTGTATTCTTGGTTCTGGCCCTGCTGGTATTGTTCTCGGAAGTATTCTGCTGAGAAACGGGATAGACTGTATTATCATTGATAAATACAATCGTGAAGAAATTTATGCCAGAGGACGAGCCGGAGTGATTGAAAGTACAACGGTTGAAATCCTCAGAAAAAATGACCTGGCGGATACCCTGCTCAAAAAGGCTTATACTCACGGTTCTTGTGAGTTTCGCTATCCCGATAAAAGCCTAATTTTTGAATATGCGACCTTAAGTGGAGGAGATGTTCATTATGTTTATCCTCAAAGCGATCTCAACGATGATTTGATAGAAAAATATATCAAAGATGGCGGTAAGTTACTCTTTCATCATGAAGGCAAAAAGATTTTTCAAAGTGATGACAAAGTCGAAGTTGAATGTTCTGATTTAGATAGTCAAAAAACTGTAATCATCCAAGCGGATTTTGTAGCTGGATGTGATGGTTATCATGGGTTAGCTCGTCAATCTGTTCCCCCTGAAGCTGTAGAGATTTACCGCAAACAATACAACTATCGCTGGTTAGCCATTTTAGCCTACGCTCCCCCTTCAGCCCAGCATACTCTTTATGGTGTACATCCAGATGGTTTTGCGGCTCATATGCTTCGCAATAGCAAGATTTCTCGCTATTACCTTCAAATTCCCAGCACCGATACTTTAGAAGATTGGTCAGATGAACGCATCTGGGCTAATTTACACCAGCGGCTTGCTAAAGAAGGATGCCCATTAAATGAAGGTGAAATCTTTCAAAAGCGTATTATGGAGCTGCGAAATTATGTGATGGAACCCATGGGTTATCAGCGATTATTATTAGCAGGAGATGCGGCTCATATTATTACCCCAATGGGTGGAAAAGGCTTAAATTTAGCGGTGCAAGATGCGGGAGTTTTAGCAGAAACACTGATTAGCTACTACCTCGAAAACCATGATATTTCTTATCTTGAGCGGTACTCCAAAATTCGCTTGCCCTACATCTGGCGTGCTCAAGAATTCTCTTACAGCTTGTTAACCATGCTGCACTCACCGGAAGGAGAAGATTTAGAAGATGTGCGTTTTCGACGCAAATTAAGTGAATCCAAACTGTCTCAATTGACAACTTCATTAACTTTTGCTAAAAATTTTGCCCGAAACTACGTTGGAATTGTTTAATTTTTTAAATTCCTTGGGAGACCAGGGAATTTCAGACCATTACATTGTCAAAATTTTTAGTAGGTATACCCATGAATGTCAGGACTAAGTCTACCGCATTTTACGTCGCTAGTTCATTTCTATTAACTTTGGGAATCAGTTTTCCAGCAGAAGCTCACTTTGGTTTTGATTTCCATGAGCATGGACAACAGGATTCCTCAAATGTTTCTTCTTTCACCATTCCGACCAATGCTACTGAAGCTTCAAATACTCTTGAAATCACAGCAGATGGTGACACTCCAGTTGTATTACCTGATGTAGATCGTCCAGGGTTTTGGCTATTCAGTGACAACGCAGAGTTTGTTGAAATCGGTGACAATACTGATGGGCAGTTAGCACTCTTTGATTTCATTACCTTACCGGGTGGGCCACTCCCTCACTATCACACCCTTGAAGATGAGTTTGTCTACGTTCTTGATGGAGAAATCACCTATCAAGTCAGAGATCAAGTCTTTACGGCGACACCTGGAACCTTCATTTCTAAACCGAAAGATGTTCTCCACGCTTTTGTTAATGCAGGTGAAAAACCTGCCCGTCACATAGAGTTTGTAATCCCAGCTGGAATTGATGGCCTATTTGAACTGCTGGGTCAACCGGGAACCTCTGATAATCCACCTTTTCCTCAACTTCCAACACCTGAATTATTAGAGGGTGGCTTCCAACTGTTGAGCGATTTTGGGGTGGTGGCACCTGACTCATTACTCATTACTCCCCCTCAATTTGGAATTACGCAAGAGGGTGATCCTGAACTTGTTGTAATTCGTCCGGGTGAAGCTGATGGAGAAGCGAGTGCGACACTGATTGTTAGTAATCCTGAAGATGACTCAACTGTTGCTGAAATTCCTGTTACCTTTGAGGATGGAGAACGCATTCAGAACGTAGAGATTACGGGTATTGAAGGTGCAGAAAATCAGAACTTTGAACTGACCTTAGTTGATCCGATTGATACCAGTATTGCACTCCTACAAAATAAAGCCCTTTTAACCTTGGGTGAGGATAATACTTACACCTTAACTGACGGGTATTCTCCAGATGATTTTCCTCTGTTACTCCCTGATCCGAATCCGAATTCTTTTTGGTTAGGTGGAAGTAATTATACACAGGTTGCTAACCTGAATCAAACGGAAGGACTGCTCTCATTATTTGATGTGTTTATTCCCGAACAAAACTCAGGGATTGAAGAATTATTAACAGCTCCAACTGATTTAGCACTCTACACGTTGGATGGAGAGCTAACTATTAATGTTGCCGATCAATCCTTTAGTGCTGATCCGGATACCTTTATTTACTTGCCAGAAGGAAGCAAGTACAGTTTTAGTAACTTTGAAACATTTTCCGCTCGCACTCTACTATTTACGGCTGATAATCCGTCTGAATTAGAAGAATTTGTTATGACATTTGGGATTTCAGATGATCAAGACAATGTAAATATTCCTGAGCCTTCTTTGATTTCAGGTTTACTACTTATGGCTTGCAGTGCAGGTTCTCTGTTGAAGAAAAATCGGAAATCATTAGATCAGAAGATTAATTTTCGAGTCAACTGAATTTTATAAAGGTTATAGTGAGACCATTATAAAAAACGTTTATATTGGAAATTTAGGGGGAATTAAATATTCTAAATTCCCCCACAATCAACAAACAAGCATAAGTCGTGTTTTTTCCAAAGATGAGCAAGATAAACTATGGGTTCCATATCATTAGACCTCTTGCATAAGTCTCATAAACCTTGGTGAATACAAGGCAAAAGGCAAAAGGCAAAAGGCAAAAGGCAAAAGGCAAAAGGCAAAAGGCAAAAGGCAAAAGGCAAAAGGCAAAAGGCAAAAGGCAAAAGGCAAAAGGCAAAAGGCAAAAGGCAAAAGGCAAAAAGCAAAAGGCAAAAGGCAAAAGGCAAAAAGCAAAAGGCAAAAGGCAAAAGGCAAAAGGCAAAGGCGATAAATTTTGATTTCATATTTATTTTGGCAAGAGGTCTATTTATTAGCAAACAATAACTATTCTTAAGTTTTAGTTAGAATTACTTACACACTTCATTGAGTCTAATTCAACTATAAAATTGAGATAATTCCTACGATAAATAGCAAAACTCGTCACTTTTTGATGCTAAACTGATTAGATTTTTCGATAAATTATAAAACTAAAATTACGTTTTTTTACTGTTTTTTAAATCAGTAATCAGTGAAATATAATTTTTTTATAATCACCTAAACGATATTAATTAGGTTTGAGCAAAAAATCAATCAAAAAACTTATCAAATTAGTTTCCACAACAATCTAATCATATTCAATATTTTAAAGTTTATGTATTCATTGTTTCAGTTTATTTTATCCCAACGTTCTATTCGTTATAGTCTATTGTGTGTACTCACAGTTTGGACAAGCTGGCTGATTATTCTTGAACCCAGTCGAGCTATTTATAACCTGATTGAACATTGGGAATTTGCCTTCACAATGGTCTTTGGTTCCATGGTTGCAGGAGCGACAAGTATGGGAGGAGGGGCAGTTGCTTTTCCAGCTTTAACAAAGTGGCTTCACGTCTCTCCCCCCGATGCAAAACTCTTTTCTTTAGCCATTCAAAGTATTGGAATGAGTGCCGCATCTTTTACGATTGTTGCTATGAAAACTCCAGTAGAATGGAAGTTAATTCGTTGGGTGAGTTTAGGGGGAATTCCAGGTATTTTTATGGGAACAGCTTTTCTGGCTCCTTTACTTCCTCCCGAAGTCATTAAAATTTCATTTACAATGATGGTGAGCAGTTTTGCCCTCATTTTAATTCACTTAAATTTAACTAAGACTGAACGTAAATTGACGATTGAACACTGGGGTAAACGAGAAAAAATTTTATCTCTAGTCGTCGGAGTGATGGGGGGTATGATTAGTGGGTTAGTTGGGAGTGGAATGGATGTTTTTGCCTACTCTGTAATGGTGTTACTGTTTGGCTTGTGTGAGAAAGTTAGCACTCCAACGTCAGTAATTTTGATGGCAATTAATGCCGTCACAGGCTTTTTAATTCATAACTTTATCCTGGGGGATTTTGTCACTCCCGTCAGTAATTATTGGTTAGCGGCGGTTCCGGTTGTGGTAGTGGGTGCGCCAACCGGAGCAATTCTTTGTAGTCTGATGAAACGCCAAATGGTGGTTGGGATTTTGATTAGTTTAATTGTAATTGAATTGCTGACTTCTTTACTGTTGATTCCGCTCACGACATCTGTAGTTTCGGCTGGATTTTTTGCCCTGATTTTATTTACTTCATTTTATTATCTGATGTATCGCACAAAACTGAGACGCGCTTAATTGAGTGATTCTTGGTTTCATCATTAGACTTCTGGCAGAAGTCGGGAACAGGGAACAGGGAACAGGGAACAGTGGACAAGAATTGACGCAAAGCGATGCATCGCTTTTGAAATTAGGCAAAAATTCGGGCGAAAATTCCCACACTCCCCGCGCCCGGGCCCCGCGCCCCTCATAAGGGTAGGTTTTTTACAAAGACCTCAGGTGTGGGGTGTGGGGTGTGGGGTGTGGGGTGTGGGGGATAAGAAAGGGATGCAAAGCGCGAGTGGGGGAAACCCCCGCAGGTCGGCGCTGCACCGCTTTTTCGTTGTTTTCCTTTTCCTCTCCCTCTGGGTCGCCCCATGTTTGACCTTAATGTAAAAAACCTACCCCTGTGAGGCCCCGCGCCCGGGCCCCACACTTCCGATCTTTTTTACAAATATGAGATGCACCCGATGGGGAGATGGCCAGATGGGGAGATGGGGGAGGTTTTTATTAAGGGTAATTATCCTGACATGATATGAGAGTTGATATAGCAGTCGCCAGGGCAGTTAGGACATGACAAAAGTCTCAAACCTAAATAAGCGCAAGAGTTTGACTTCTGACTTCTGACTTCTGACTTCTGACTTCTGCTATATCATGTCAGGATTCGGAATAGTTTTCAGCTGGCAACGGCAGGCCAAGGCAACCATTCCCCCCCGCCAAGATGCCCAGCCGTGTCAACCCGACATCGATTCATGGAACAAAGCCTATAAAGGGGAGAAACTTTGCCTAGAATAACTCAAATTAGGCAAAGTTTCTATTGGTCTAATCTACTCTTTGTTACAAACGTTTACCTCTTGTTCAATTTTGCACGTATTTCTTCTTTACCCGACGATCATCATCTGGATCGTCTTGAGACCGGTCTTCTTGTAGCCGGTGACACAGAGGGGGTTTTACCTGTAGGGTACCTAGACTTTAATTTCTTAGTAACATTGTCGGAGATAATTTTTACCCGGCGTAGTATCATCAAATCATTCTTAATAGATACAGACTTCGTAGGTAACTCTTTATTGATTTCAGTTATGGCTTTGGAAATATCAGGTTGATTGCCATTATTAGCAAATTTAAGCTTGAGTGCATTACCTAACTTGTTAGCAATTTTAGTTAACCCTGCTTCTGTGCTATCGTTATACTCTCCTAGCTTAAATTTAATTAATGTAGCCGTTGAATCATCATTATCTAGACTGCCAACTTTTTGGATAGTGATCTCATTTAAACTCGTTTGGAAATGATGTTCCATAAAACCTTTTACTGGTGCTGGAATCCTGGTTGGTGGTATCATTTTACTTTCACCGATCATCTTCCATTGTTCTAAATCGTTATTAAAGTTGAGTCGATCTTCTGGTCGCCCTTGATTTTGCATCCAGCTGGGAAAGTCTAATGAACTTTGAGGAGATACAGTCCATCTCAAGCCATCCCAATCAGCAATTTTAAAATCCTCGCCGTTAGGCCCTTTGGCTCGAATCATTGTTCCTGGTGAGAGTTCAGAGCTGGTTGGGGAATAAGTTGTGCGCAGCATACCTGCATAGGATTTTTTGCCATCAGTTTGAGTACCATATCTGGGTAGATGGTTATCAGTATTAGGAGTCAATTCATGATAAACTCCAGGAGTGGTAAGTTCTTTTGCCATTTTTTTGAGTTCATCGTTGTCATCTCTGTTGGCATCATTGGCGATCGCCTCTAGCTTGGTTTTCACTGTAGGATCGAGAGGTATCTTGGCATTATCTTTGATCTCGTTTGTTATTGGTGTGGTGACATAGTAAACAAAGGGCAGTGCTTGATCTCGACCACCTACTGACATTTGATAAGGTTTAACTGTTTGTCCTGAAGCATCTTGGTATTGGTAATTTAGTCCAAATCGCTGGATGGTTTCTCCGGCAGATAATTGTTGAGAATACTGATTAAAGTTACTGAAGCCACCCAATGTGAGAGCTCCAGGGTCTGTTCTGACCAGCTTTGCGAGTTCGGTTTTGGAGATTACTTTTGTAGACATTTCAATACTCGAAGCTTGTTGCAAGCGAGTATAATTGTCATAAAGCAAACGAGTAATAATTTCTATATCACTGTCGTTATAATTTTGTGGTTCCTTTGTACTGAGATCGTTTTGAAAAGCTTTTACTAACTTGTCACCGTATTTTCTAATATCACCACTTGTCCCTTGACCTGCTGCTATCTTATTAACAATGGGAAAGGGCACAAATGTTGGAAAGTGACCGTACTTGTCTGCAATTTGTCGATATACCTCAATATCTGTGCTCGGGGTGTTAGCTTTATCTTTCCAGCGTCGAGCAATCTCAGTAAGCTTATTAATAGTAATTTCGCTACTCTTGTGATTACTTCTGACGTAGTTGTCCATTCGGGCAAGCAATAAAGGATTGGAATCCTCTAACAGTTTATTTTGTTTATCGGAAAACTTCGGTACTTCTAAAGTAGCTTCTGAAAAGTCTAAATTTTGCCAACTAATATAGTTATTAGTGTTGTCGGTTTTGAGCATAACTTGCTTCTTTTCTTCATTGCACTTATCGATCTCTGCTTGAAACTTGTTCCTCTCACTATCATCAGTGGCTTCGTTGAGTTGTTTTTGCCATTCCCATTGCCTATTATTGATCTCGTTCACGTCTGCAAGTGCTTGATCAGTCAGGCGATGAATAGTGATTTTATCAACCTTAGGGTCATTGGTAAAAGGTTGCATCCGCTGACGCAGCTCAGGTAATTCTACGTTCCAGAAAACTGTGGATGCAGCAATATTTTTCGGAAGAAAGACATGGACTTCACCCTCAGCATTAGAAGCAAATTCTTTAGACACGCTAGCCCAGACATGATATTGATTGTCCCATATATAACCAATTTGCTCATCCATTTCAGTGGTAATCTTCAGTTTATCCCAAAGTTCACCAATTTTTGTTTTATTGAGAGTTTCGGCATTTTCATCCGTAACTCCAGCACTTCTGAGAATTTCTTTGTCTTCAGCAGCAAATCGACCAATGGCATAGGAACTCCACAATAGAGTTGAACCCTGAGCAGCTACTGGACCAAATGCTCGAATAAACTCGGATACTTCTTCGTGAAAGGCTTCAACTAAGTTTTGTCTTCCTTTTTCCCCTGCTGCTCCACCTTCATAGAAATAACCGTAACCTGGTCCTATGCCTTCGACTCGATTGTTGTATAAAGCTTTAACAAAGGTCCGAAAATACTCGTCAGCTCTAGTTTGGTCTATACTTCCATCTGAGTGTTCTGTAACTTTATCAATAAAATCCTGTTTATATTTCTCTGTCATTTTGTCCAGAAAGTTTTCCAGAGAAATAATTGTCTTATTGGCAACGTTAGCTTCAGGCATAATTCTTAATCTCCTAATTGAATAGCTGTCAGTAATCAGCAATCAGCAATTTAGCGGCGTATGATGGGCGATTAAAACCCTCATCAACGCCTACCACTAATTAGTGACCTTATAGTTTTTGCCTACTAGATATAGTGTCTTTGCGTAAGTCCTGAGCTAGTTAAAATTGCTTTGGACTTTGATCAGGATATAGGAATGCTATATCCATTTCCAGAAATCTACATTTTCTGTGGTTTGAGGATAGCCTAACAAGCTATGATAAAACTTTGGTTTATTTCGGGCGAGTTCCTCTTCTTAGTGTAGAGCCAAGGGATGGTTTACCTGTATAGTGCTTAGAGTTGTTGTTCTTCCTCGGTTTAACCGGAGCTTTTGGTCGGCGTCCCATCATTACATCAGTCTTCATAGGTCCAGACCTGGTAGTTAACTCACTAT includes:
- a CDS encoding sulfite exporter TauE/SafE family protein, giving the protein MYSLFQFILSQRSIRYSLLCVLTVWTSWLIILEPSRAIYNLIEHWEFAFTMVFGSMVAGATSMGGGAVAFPALTKWLHVSPPDAKLFSLAIQSIGMSAASFTIVAMKTPVEWKLIRWVSLGGIPGIFMGTAFLAPLLPPEVIKISFTMMVSSFALILIHLNLTKTERKLTIEHWGKREKILSLVVGVMGGMISGLVGSGMDVFAYSVMVLLFGLCEKVSTPTSVILMAINAVTGFLIHNFILGDFVTPVSNYWLAAVPVVVVGAPTGAILCSLMKRQMVVGILISLIVIELLTSLLLIPLTTSVVSAGFFALILFTSFYYLMYRTKLRRA
- a CDS encoding cupin domain-containing protein; protein product: MNVRTKSTAFYVASSFLLTLGISFPAEAHFGFDFHEHGQQDSSNVSSFTIPTNATEASNTLEITADGDTPVVLPDVDRPGFWLFSDNAEFVEIGDNTDGQLALFDFITLPGGPLPHYHTLEDEFVYVLDGEITYQVRDQVFTATPGTFISKPKDVLHAFVNAGEKPARHIEFVIPAGIDGLFELLGQPGTSDNPPFPQLPTPELLEGGFQLLSDFGVVAPDSLLITPPQFGITQEGDPELVVIRPGEADGEASATLIVSNPEDDSTVAEIPVTFEDGERIQNVEITGIEGAENQNFELTLVDPIDTSIALLQNKALLTLGEDNTYTLTDGYSPDDFPLLLPDPNPNSFWLGGSNYTQVANLNQTEGLLSLFDVFIPEQNSGIEELLTAPTDLALYTLDGELTINVADQSFSADPDTFIYLPEGSKYSFSNFETFSARTLLFTADNPSELEEFVMTFGISDDQDNVNIPEPSLISGLLLMACSAGSLLKKNRKSLDQKINFRVN
- a CDS encoding 4-hydroxybenzoate 3-monooxygenase, translating into MKTYTQLQTSVCILGSGPAGIVLGSILLRNGIDCIIIDKYNREEIYARGRAGVIESTTVEILRKNDLADTLLKKAYTHGSCEFRYPDKSLIFEYATLSGGDVHYVYPQSDLNDDLIEKYIKDGGKLLFHHEGKKIFQSDDKVEVECSDLDSQKTVIIQADFVAGCDGYHGLARQSVPPEAVEIYRKQYNYRWLAILAYAPPSAQHTLYGVHPDGFAAHMLRNSKISRYYLQIPSTDTLEDWSDERIWANLHQRLAKEGCPLNEGEIFQKRIMELRNYVMEPMGYQRLLLAGDAAHIITPMGGKGLNLAVQDAGVLAETLISYYLENHDISYLERYSKIRLPYIWRAQEFSYSLLTMLHSPEGEDLEDVRFRRKLSESKLSQLTTSLTFAKNFARNYVGIV
- a CDS encoding tryptophan 7-halogenase, which codes for MNTMTYDVAICGGGLAGSTLARQLKLTMPDLSIIVLDRLARPLPEGAFKVGESTVEVGSYYLAEILQFSDNYFKLNHMPKLGLRFFLGDAQGKFEERPELGLSKFHSPSSYQIDRGKFENDLRNLNIEAGIEFLENCKVLDIILSENNQELHEIIYTQDDTKQKNTIQAKWVIDAMGRRRFLQKKLGLAQRNSSKHSAVWFWVNERVDVSDFVPKSNQNWHERVPGNQRYYSTNHLCGKGYWIWMIPLPGNYTSIGIVTDETVHPFGEHNTEEKAFNWLQTYEPTLANHLQGISTQKFMKMPHYSYSSKQVFSNNRWACVGESGVFPDPFYSPGTDLIGFGNSLVTQMIEADLQGKLTSEIVAEANRFLLTYAEGVKENINKVYSCFDQDLVMAIKVIWDTLSGWAFSAPLMFNSIFLDSEKRAKIRQGSGQFFLLAHRMQKLFIDWAELSQNRGTYGYIDYLEMDFVKQLRSRNLQSNKTEQQLIDDHIASLEMFEELAQVIFRMALEDTMPEKLADFPESAWLNAWAISLNEHRWEKDGLFRPRTQPRDLHPMTQQLRKKINFPSVVKQLVTV